The following coding sequences are from one Halomonas sp. HAL1 window:
- the atpG gene encoding F0F1 ATP synthase subunit gamma yields the protein MAAAKEIRTQIGSIKNTQKITSAMEMVAASKMRKAQDLMRASQPYAKQIRNVVGHLANANPEYKHDYMVERSEVKRVGYIVVSTDRGLCGGLNHNLFKALLKEAVSWKQQGVEQDFCALGAKASTFFRNYGGNLVAAKSGLGEAPTVEGLIGSIKVMLEAYDEGRLDRLYVVHNEFVNTMTQKPVVRQLLPLSPDMGADAEQDDENARPGSWDYLYEPDAKALLDSLLVRFIESQVYQAVVENGACEQAARMIAMKSATDNAGGLIDDLEMVYNKARQAAITQEISEIVGGAAAV from the coding sequence ATGGCAGCTGCAAAAGAGATACGCACCCAAATCGGGAGCATTAAAAATACGCAGAAGATCACCAGCGCCATGGAAATGGTGGCTGCATCGAAAATGCGTAAAGCGCAAGATCTGATGAGAGCTAGTCAGCCTTACGCTAAGCAGATCCGTAATGTGGTTGGCCACTTAGCCAACGCGAACCCTGAGTACAAGCACGACTATATGGTCGAGCGTAGCGAGGTTAAGCGTGTTGGCTACATTGTGGTATCCACTGACCGCGGTCTGTGCGGTGGCTTGAACCACAATCTTTTCAAAGCCTTACTGAAAGAAGCCGTTAGCTGGAAACAGCAAGGTGTCGAGCAGGATTTTTGTGCCCTTGGCGCCAAGGCGAGCACCTTTTTCCGCAATTACGGCGGTAATTTGGTGGCAGCGAAAAGTGGATTAGGTGAAGCCCCGACGGTAGAAGGCTTGATTGGCAGTATTAAGGTCATGCTCGAAGCGTACGACGAAGGACGTCTCGACCGGCTGTACGTGGTGCACAACGAGTTTGTGAATACCATGACGCAAAAGCCAGTGGTTCGTCAGCTTCTTCCCCTGTCGCCCGATATGGGCGCAGACGCTGAGCAAGACGACGAAAACGCCCGTCCCGGAAGCTGGGACTACCTGTATGAACCGGATGCCAAGGCGTTGCTCGATAGCCTGTTGGTTCGTTTCATCGAATCGCAGGTGTATCAGGCGGTAGTGGAAAATGGCGCTTGTGAACAAGCCGCTCGAATGATCGCTATGAAAAGTGCCACCGACAACGCAGGCGGCCTGATCGACGATCTGGAGATGGTTTATAACAAGGCCCGTCAGGCTGCCATTACCCAGGAAATTTCTGAGATCGTCGGCGGCGCTGCTGCCGTATAA
- a CDS encoding F0F1 ATP synthase subunit delta: MAELLTVARPYAKAAFEYARDHEALDSWSQALSFLSFAVADVNVRHRLSSPKLDSGQKVSLLVELIPEQQDKALQRFLTVLADQGRLMVLASIAEQFEHLRAEHEQRVEVNVTSAYQLDSEQETKLANALKKRLNREISITTQVDKSLIGGVILRAGDTVIDGSVRGRLNRLSEALTA, translated from the coding sequence ATGGCGGAATTACTGACCGTCGCTCGTCCTTACGCTAAGGCAGCGTTTGAATACGCGCGTGATCATGAGGCGCTTGATAGCTGGTCACAAGCGCTGAGTTTTTTAAGCTTTGCGGTAGCAGACGTTAACGTTCGCCATCGGTTAAGCAGTCCAAAACTAGATAGCGGCCAAAAAGTGTCGCTGCTTGTCGAGCTGATTCCTGAACAACAGGATAAAGCTTTACAGCGATTTTTGACTGTCTTGGCTGACCAAGGCCGCCTGATGGTGCTGGCATCGATTGCTGAACAGTTTGAGCACCTGCGCGCCGAACACGAGCAGCGGGTTGAAGTGAACGTCACTTCTGCTTATCAGCTAGATAGCGAGCAAGAAACGAAGCTAGCGAACGCGCTTAAAAAACGTCTGAATCGCGAAATCTCTATTACTACTCAAGTGGACAAGTCGCTAATTGGCGGTGTCATCCTACGTGCTGGCGACACCGTTATTGACGGGTCGGTCCGTGGTCGATTGAACCGCCTTTCCGAAGCGCTAACCGCTTGA
- the atpB gene encoding F0F1 ATP synthase subunit A, producing the protein MAAGNEVSTTYYIQHHLQNLTFGNHPDNGWSLAHSAEEASEMGFWAIHLDTMGWSIAMGLLFIWIFRKAGKMATTGVPSGLQNAVEMVFEFIENMIQGTFKGRNPIIAPLALTLFVWIFLMNSLKIIPVDFFPVLFAKLGVDYMKIVPTTDVNATLGMALGVFCLILYYSFKVKGVGGFAKELSFTPFNHWALIPFNLVLEIVALLVKPFSLAMRLFGNMFAGEVIFILIAMLPFWAIWVLDVPWAIFHILIVTLQAFIFTVLSVVYLSAAHEHH; encoded by the coding sequence ATGGCCGCAGGAAACGAAGTCTCAACGACTTACTATATCCAGCACCACTTGCAGAATCTGACATTTGGTAACCACCCCGATAATGGCTGGTCGCTGGCGCACTCTGCAGAAGAAGCAAGTGAAATGGGCTTCTGGGCGATTCACTTAGACACCATGGGCTGGTCCATCGCCATGGGTCTGCTGTTTATCTGGATTTTTCGCAAAGCTGGCAAAATGGCCACTACTGGGGTGCCATCAGGGCTGCAAAATGCGGTTGAAATGGTGTTTGAATTTATCGAGAACATGATCCAAGGAACGTTCAAAGGACGTAACCCGATTATTGCCCCATTGGCATTAACGCTGTTCGTGTGGATATTCCTGATGAACTCGCTAAAAATAATTCCGGTGGATTTCTTCCCGGTCTTATTTGCCAAGCTTGGCGTGGATTACATGAAGATCGTCCCTACTACGGACGTCAATGCCACCCTGGGTATGGCGCTGGGCGTTTTCTGCCTGATTCTCTACTACAGCTTTAAGGTTAAAGGTGTGGGCGGTTTTGCCAAAGAGTTGTCTTTCACGCCTTTCAATCATTGGGCATTGATTCCCTTCAACCTTGTATTGGAAATCGTCGCGTTGCTGGTCAAGCCATTCAGTTTGGCAATGCGTCTATTTGGTAACATGTTCGCCGGCGAAGTCATCTTTATCCTGATCGCGATGTTGCCTTTCTGGGCAATCTGGGTGCTGGATGTGCCTTGGGCCATTTTCCATATTTTAATCGTTACGTTACAAGCATTTATCTTTACCGTGCTGTCCGTCGTTTACCTAAGCGCAGCGCACGAACATCACTGA
- a CDS encoding ParB/RepB/Spo0J family partition protein, with product MTRKPALGRGLDALIGAGARRRDSLELAGSGTPLELTDAARSAAAEDVTEDRLERLPLGQLTRGKYQPRRDIQPEALEELADSIRAQGVMQPIVVRPIGVDRYEIIAGERRWRAAQLAELDVIPAVIRDVSDEVALALALIENIQRENLNAIEEAMALKRLGEEFELTQQQIADAVGKSRTQVANLLRLLALDPEVQTLLERGDLDMGHARALLTLNSAQQRQVAHEVVNNDMTVRATEALVKKVQTSQAPIKTPSRPNKQPDVAKLETHLGELLGAPVSIDHGQKGKGKLTIRYTSLEELDGILNHIK from the coding sequence ATGACGCGTAAACCCGCGCTGGGACGTGGCCTGGATGCCCTGATTGGTGCCGGTGCCCGTCGCCGTGACAGCTTGGAACTTGCCGGTAGCGGTACGCCTTTGGAGCTTACTGACGCAGCGCGTAGCGCCGCGGCTGAAGACGTTACCGAAGATCGCCTTGAACGCCTGCCGTTAGGGCAACTAACGCGGGGTAAATATCAGCCGCGCCGCGATATTCAGCCCGAAGCGCTAGAAGAACTGGCAGATTCCATTCGTGCCCAGGGCGTCATGCAGCCTATCGTGGTGCGCCCGATCGGTGTCGACCGCTACGAAATTATTGCCGGTGAGCGCCGCTGGCGTGCCGCACAGCTGGCTGAGCTGGACGTTATTCCGGCCGTTATTCGCGATGTCAGCGATGAAGTCGCCTTGGCACTGGCGTTAATCGAAAACATCCAGCGTGAAAATCTTAACGCTATTGAAGAAGCCATGGCACTCAAGCGTCTTGGTGAAGAGTTCGAGCTTACTCAGCAGCAGATAGCCGACGCGGTGGGGAAATCGCGCACTCAGGTGGCTAATCTGTTGCGCCTGCTGGCGCTAGACCCCGAAGTACAAACCCTGCTCGAACGTGGTGATTTGGATATGGGCCATGCGCGGGCGTTGCTAACGTTAAATAGCGCCCAGCAGCGGCAAGTGGCCCATGAAGTGGTCAATAACGACATGACCGTTCGGGCAACCGAAGCGCTGGTGAAAAAAGTGCAGACCAGCCAAGCGCCCATCAAAACGCCTAGCCGTCCAAACAAACAGCCCGATGTGGCAAAACTGGAAACACATCTTGGTGAGCTGCTCGGTGCTCCCGTCTCTATTGACCATGGTCAAAAAGGCAAAGGTAAATTAACGATACGCTATACGAGCCTTGAAGAGTTGGACGGCATCTTAAATCATATTAAATAG
- a CDS encoding F0F1 ATP synthase subunit B, which yields MNINMTLIGQTIAFAIFVWFCIKYVWPPISNALHERQKKIADGLDAASRANRDLELAQERAEQMLRESKEQASQILEQANKRSAQIVEEAREQARAEGERLVASARSEIEQEVNRAKDELRAQVSYLAVMGAERVLEASVDEQAHRKLLDELAAEL from the coding sequence GTGAATATCAACATGACGCTAATCGGGCAAACGATCGCCTTCGCGATCTTTGTCTGGTTTTGCATAAAGTATGTGTGGCCTCCGATCAGCAACGCGCTTCATGAGCGTCAAAAGAAAATTGCTGATGGCTTGGACGCAGCTAGCCGTGCTAACCGTGACCTTGAGCTTGCTCAAGAGCGCGCTGAGCAGATGCTGCGTGAAAGCAAGGAGCAAGCTTCGCAAATTCTTGAGCAGGCCAATAAGCGCTCTGCCCAGATAGTTGAAGAAGCCCGCGAACAGGCCCGCGCCGAAGGCGAACGCCTAGTAGCGAGTGCACGTTCCGAGATTGAGCAAGAAGTGAATCGCGCTAAGGATGAACTTCGTGCCCAGGTCTCTTATCTCGCCGTTATGGGTGCCGAGCGTGTTCTTGAAGCGTCGGTCGACGAACAAGCCCATCGCAAGTTACTTGATGAGCTTGCTGCTGAACTGTAA
- the atpA gene encoding F0F1 ATP synthase subunit alpha, which yields MQQLNPSEISDIIKQRIEKLDVASEAHNQGTIVTVSDGIVKIHGLEDAMFGEMIEFPNSIFGMVLNLERDSVGAVVLGDYLQLEEGMTAKCTGRILEVPVGPELIGRVVDALGNPIDGKGDINTTMTDAVEKVAPGVITRQSVDEPIQTGLKSIDAMVPIGRGQRELIIGDRQIGKSAIAIDAIINQKGKGVTCVYVAIGQKQSTIANVVRKLEEHGAMEHTIVVAAGAADPAPMQFLAPYSGCTMGEYFRDRGENSLIVYDDLSKQAVAYRQVSLLLRRPPGREAYPGDVFYLHSRLLERAARVNVDYVEKFTNGEVKGKTGSLTALPIIETQGGDVSAFVPTNVISITDGQIFLETNLFNSGIRPAINAGLSVSRVGGSAQTKIIKKLGGSVRLALAQYRELAAFSQFASDLDEATRKQLEHGQRVTELMKQNQYSPMSVAEMALSLYAANEGYLDDVEVNKVLDFERALHDYMKSEHGDLLDKINQSGDYNGEIQDGLKSGLEKFKATQSW from the coding sequence ATGCAGCAACTGAATCCTTCCGAGATCAGCGACATCATCAAGCAGCGAATTGAAAAGCTTGACGTCGCATCTGAAGCCCATAATCAGGGCACCATCGTCACTGTTTCCGACGGTATCGTGAAAATTCACGGCCTCGAAGACGCGATGTTTGGTGAAATGATCGAATTCCCCAACAGCATCTTTGGCATGGTACTGAACCTGGAGCGCGACTCCGTAGGTGCCGTGGTACTGGGTGACTACCTACAGCTCGAAGAGGGCATGACCGCCAAGTGTACTGGTCGTATTCTCGAAGTGCCGGTAGGTCCCGAGCTGATTGGTCGTGTTGTCGATGCGCTGGGTAACCCCATCGATGGTAAAGGCGACATCAACACCACCATGACCGACGCCGTCGAGAAAGTGGCACCGGGTGTTATTACCCGTCAGTCTGTTGATGAGCCGATCCAAACCGGTCTCAAATCCATTGACGCCATGGTGCCGATCGGTCGTGGTCAGCGTGAGCTGATCATCGGTGACCGCCAGATTGGTAAGTCCGCCATTGCCATTGATGCGATCATCAACCAGAAAGGCAAAGGCGTGACCTGTGTCTACGTGGCGATTGGTCAGAAGCAGTCGACCATTGCTAACGTGGTACGTAAGCTCGAAGAGCACGGCGCGATGGAACACACCATCGTCGTTGCCGCTGGTGCCGCCGACCCGGCGCCGATGCAGTTCCTGGCACCTTACTCTGGTTGCACCATGGGCGAGTACTTCCGCGACCGCGGTGAAAACTCACTCATCGTGTATGACGACCTTTCCAAGCAGGCCGTTGCGTACCGTCAGGTATCGCTGCTGCTGCGTCGTCCGCCGGGCCGTGAAGCTTATCCTGGTGACGTTTTCTATCTCCACTCACGTCTACTTGAGCGTGCTGCGCGGGTTAACGTCGACTACGTTGAGAAGTTCACCAACGGTGAAGTGAAAGGTAAGACCGGTTCCTTAACCGCGCTGCCAATCATCGAAACCCAGGGTGGCGACGTTTCTGCGTTCGTTCCGACCAACGTCATCTCGATCACCGATGGTCAGATCTTCCTGGAAACCAACCTGTTTAACTCCGGTATTCGTCCGGCGATTAACGCAGGTCTCTCGGTTTCTCGTGTCGGTGGTTCGGCGCAGACCAAAATCATCAAAAAGCTCGGCGGCAGCGTACGTCTGGCACTGGCTCAGTACCGTGAATTGGCGGCCTTCTCGCAGTTCGCGTCTGACCTTGATGAAGCCACGCGTAAGCAGCTCGAACACGGTCAGCGTGTTACCGAGTTGATGAAGCAGAACCAGTACTCGCCGATGTCAGTGGCTGAAATGGCGCTTTCGCTGTACGCCGCCAACGAAGGTTATCTGGACGATGTCGAAGTCAACAAAGTGTTGGACTTTGAGCGTGCCCTGCACGACTACATGAAGTCTGAACATGGTGATCTACTCGACAAGATCAACCAGAGCGGCGACTACAACGGTGAGATTCAAGACGGCTTGAAGTCGGGTCTCGAGAAGTTCAAGGCGACTCAGAGCTGGTAA
- a CDS encoding ParA family protein, translating into MSQIIALTNQKGGVGKTTSAVNLAASLAALDRRVLLVDLDPQGHASMGSGIDKYELDKSVLDVLLGEATAAETIVKKLAVKYDVLPGNGDLTAAEVELLDREKSESCLTTALASVSSEYDVVLIDCPPSLNMLTVNALTASDSVLIPLQCEFYALEGLSALLDTVEQIKQNVNPDLAIAGILRTMYDKRTSLTREVDKQLRDYFGDMLLKTTIPRNVKVAEAPSHGLPVTQYARFSRGSQAYRVLAKEMIRRLSL; encoded by the coding sequence GTGAGCCAGATCATTGCCCTGACCAACCAAAAAGGCGGCGTGGGCAAGACCACCTCAGCCGTTAACCTGGCGGCCAGTCTCGCTGCGCTCGACCGTCGTGTGCTGTTGGTGGATCTTGACCCCCAAGGCCATGCCAGCATGGGCAGCGGCATCGATAAATATGAGCTCGATAAAAGCGTGCTTGATGTACTGTTGGGCGAAGCAACGGCTGCTGAAACGATTGTTAAAAAGCTGGCGGTCAAGTATGACGTACTGCCGGGGAACGGTGATCTCACCGCCGCTGAAGTCGAGCTATTAGACCGCGAGAAAAGTGAAAGCTGCTTAACCACCGCGCTTGCCTCGGTCTCCAGTGAGTACGATGTGGTGCTTATTGACTGCCCACCCTCGTTGAACATGCTTACCGTGAATGCGTTAACGGCTTCTGACAGCGTATTGATCCCACTACAGTGTGAGTTCTATGCGTTAGAAGGGTTATCGGCACTGCTCGATACCGTTGAGCAGATTAAGCAAAATGTGAATCCTGACCTAGCGATTGCAGGCATTTTGCGCACCATGTACGACAAGCGCACCAGTTTAACGCGGGAAGTGGATAAGCAGCTACGTGACTATTTTGGCGATATGCTATTGAAAACGACCATCCCGCGTAACGTAAAAGTTGCCGAAGCGCCAAGCCACGGGCTGCCCGTGACGCAATATGCCCGGTTCTCCCGGGGTAGCCAGGCCTACCGCGTACTAGCCAAAGAGATGATTCGTCGTCTTTCACTGTAA
- the mnmG gene encoding tRNA uridine-5-carboxymethylaminomethyl(34) synthesis enzyme MnmG — MNYPDRFDVIVIGGGHAGTEAALASARMGCQTLLLTHNIETLGQMSCNPAIGGIGKSHLVKEIDALGGAMGLATDLGGIQFRVLNARKGPAVRATRAQADRIRYKSAIRGMLENQPNLTIFQQAAGDLIVDNDTVRGVVTETGIRFHAESVVLCTGTFLGGVIHIGLDQSKGGRAGDPPSNALAERLRALPFRVDRLKTGTPPRINAKTVDFSQLEEQPGDSPTPVMSYMGSREMHPRQVSCHIAHTNQQTHDLILANLDRSPMYSGVIEGIGPRYCPSIEDKVHRFADKSSHQVFIEPEGLDTHELYPNGISTSLPFDVQIQVVRSIKGLENAHITRPGYAIEYDFFDPRDLKHSLETKFIHNLFFAGQINGTTGYEEAGAQGLLAGLNAARRAQELDAWYPRRDEAYLGVLVDDLITMGTKEPYRMFTSRAEYRLLLREDNADLRLTETGRKLGLVDDTRWTAFSQKREAIEQESARLNTLWIQPGSPAAEQVAEKTGAPLTHEYRLSDLLKRPELNYSDLANLPGIEGTLVTDPAVAEQVQIQAKYQGYIDRQQHEIDKLKRHEATPLPAELDYLKVEGLSNEVRQKLAEARPETLAHAARISGVTPAAVSILLVHLKKRRLVAAAEVVNG; from the coding sequence TTGAATTATCCCGACCGCTTTGACGTGATTGTCATCGGCGGTGGCCATGCGGGAACTGAAGCCGCATTGGCCTCTGCTCGTATGGGCTGTCAGACCCTGCTGCTCACCCACAACATCGAAACCCTGGGCCAAATGTCGTGTAACCCCGCGATTGGCGGCATCGGCAAAAGCCATTTGGTTAAGGAAATCGATGCGCTGGGCGGCGCCATGGGGCTTGCCACGGATTTAGGTGGCATCCAGTTTCGCGTGCTCAATGCCCGCAAAGGGCCTGCCGTTCGGGCAACTCGTGCCCAGGCTGACCGCATCCGCTATAAATCTGCTATCCGCGGTATGTTGGAAAACCAGCCCAACTTGACCATCTTCCAGCAAGCCGCTGGTGATCTCATTGTGGATAACGACACCGTGCGTGGCGTTGTCACGGAAACCGGTATTCGCTTCCATGCTGAAAGCGTCGTGCTGTGTACCGGCACATTTTTGGGTGGTGTGATTCACATTGGCTTGGATCAAAGCAAGGGTGGTCGAGCAGGTGATCCGCCTTCCAACGCACTGGCCGAACGGCTGCGTGCGCTGCCATTTCGCGTCGATCGGCTGAAAACCGGCACACCGCCACGTATTAATGCCAAAACCGTGGATTTTTCCCAGTTGGAAGAACAACCCGGTGACAGCCCTACACCGGTCATGTCCTACATGGGGTCACGGGAAATGCACCCTCGGCAGGTGAGTTGCCACATTGCTCACACCAATCAGCAAACCCACGATCTGATTCTGGCGAATCTTGATCGCTCGCCGATGTATTCCGGTGTGATCGAAGGAATTGGACCCCGTTACTGCCCGTCGATCGAAGACAAGGTTCATCGCTTTGCCGATAAATCCAGCCACCAAGTGTTCATTGAACCCGAAGGCCTGGATACCCACGAGCTTTACCCCAACGGTATCTCGACCTCGCTGCCGTTTGACGTGCAGATTCAAGTCGTGCGTTCGATCAAAGGCCTGGAAAATGCCCATATCACCCGGCCTGGCTATGCCATCGAATACGACTTTTTTGATCCGCGAGACTTAAAACACTCGCTGGAAACAAAATTTATCCACAACCTGTTTTTCGCTGGTCAGATCAACGGCACTACTGGTTACGAAGAAGCCGGTGCTCAAGGTTTGCTAGCGGGTTTGAATGCCGCACGCCGTGCTCAAGAGCTGGACGCCTGGTATCCTCGCCGCGATGAAGCCTATCTCGGCGTACTGGTCGACGACCTGATCACCATGGGTACCAAAGAGCCGTACCGCATGTTCACTTCCCGTGCGGAATACCGCTTGCTGCTGCGTGAAGACAACGCAGATCTACGCTTAACTGAAACGGGGCGAAAATTGGGCCTTGTTGACGACACACGCTGGACCGCGTTTAGCCAAAAACGCGAAGCCATTGAGCAAGAGAGCGCACGTCTGAATACACTTTGGATTCAGCCGGGGAGCCCTGCGGCAGAACAGGTGGCGGAAAAAACCGGGGCGCCACTTACGCACGAATATCGCCTGAGCGACCTGCTCAAGCGCCCAGAACTGAACTATAGCGATTTGGCCAATCTACCCGGTATCGAAGGCACCCTGGTAACCGATCCAGCGGTGGCCGAACAGGTGCAAATTCAAGCCAAGTATCAAGGCTATATCGATCGTCAGCAGCATGAGATCGACAAGCTCAAACGCCATGAAGCGACGCCGCTACCTGCCGAGTTGGATTATTTGAAAGTAGAGGGACTGTCCAACGAAGTTCGCCAAAAGCTGGCTGAAGCACGGCCAGAAACGCTTGCTCATGCGGCGCGTATCTCGGGCGTCACCCCGGCGGCTGTGTCTATTTTGTTGGTGCATCTGAAAAAGCGCCGGTTAGTCGCCGCGGCAGAGGTAGTTAACGGATGA
- a CDS encoding ATP synthase subunit I produces MTILFSDWVLIQKAMQRYETQRRRAYIVRLTIAQMIITFLGMLMAYLNTDVGGISSVLKGALVALLPHAFFIKRMGVLHSPRPSQAAMRLFRAEAGKFGLTVALFVAVFVAVPPSNPAFFFYAYVAVVLTHWLTPWLMPKNANA; encoded by the coding sequence ATGACGATTTTATTCAGCGACTGGGTATTGATTCAGAAAGCTATGCAGCGATACGAAACCCAGCGGCGAAGAGCCTACATCGTTCGACTCACGATCGCGCAAATGATAATTACTTTTTTAGGTATGCTGATGGCCTACCTAAATACCGATGTAGGAGGCATATCATCGGTTTTGAAAGGGGCGTTAGTAGCCTTATTGCCTCACGCTTTTTTTATTAAGCGAATGGGTGTTTTGCATTCGCCCCGGCCATCACAGGCAGCGATGCGCTTGTTTCGTGCCGAAGCAGGCAAGTTTGGTTTGACGGTGGCACTGTTTGTCGCAGTATTTGTGGCAGTGCCCCCCTCAAACCCTGCTTTCTTTTTTTACGCTTATGTTGCGGTTGTTCTAACGCATTGGCTTACGCCTTGGTTAATGCCAAAAAACGCTAATGCCTAG
- the atpE gene encoding F0F1 ATP synthase subunit C, with protein MELIYIAASIMIGLGALGTGIGFAILGGKLLEATARQPELGDQLQTKTFLMAGLLDAVPMIGVGIAMYLIFVVAG; from the coding sequence ATGGAACTTATCTACATTGCCGCTTCCATCATGATCGGTCTTGGCGCGCTAGGTACCGGCATTGGCTTCGCCATCTTGGGTGGCAAGCTGTTGGAAGCTACAGCGCGTCAGCCTGAATTGGGTGACCAACTGCAAACCAAAACCTTCCTAATGGCAGGTCTGTTGGATGCTGTTCCGATGATCGGTGTTGGTATCGCAATGTACCTGATCTTCGTTGTTGCCGGTTAA
- the rsmG gene encoding 16S rRNA (guanine(527)-N(7))-methyltransferase RsmG, translating to MSSLNPLLKTLPASVAPRLDQGLSQLAISVDDHQREQLLGLLALLHKWNRAYNLTAVRDVDDMVSRHVLDSAVVLPYVQGPRLLDVGAGPGLPGIVLAILAPELDVTLLDSNGKKVRFQRQAVMELGLKNVTPVQARVEQFQAATFDQVISRAFASLVDFVTLTRQLPSADGQWLAMKGPGADDELRDLPPGIRLHKRYQLEVPFEAAQRQLLILNVES from the coding sequence ATGAGTTCGTTGAACCCACTGTTGAAAACTCTGCCTGCAAGCGTTGCGCCACGTCTCGATCAAGGGCTTAGCCAGTTGGCTATCAGCGTTGACGATCATCAGCGCGAGCAACTGCTAGGCTTATTGGCACTGTTGCACAAGTGGAACCGGGCTTATAACCTCACAGCGGTGCGCGATGTGGACGACATGGTGTCGCGTCATGTGCTCGATAGCGCCGTTGTTCTGCCCTATGTGCAAGGGCCGCGGCTGCTGGATGTTGGCGCTGGCCCAGGTCTGCCCGGTATAGTGTTGGCCATTTTAGCGCCCGAGCTTGATGTAACGCTGTTGGACAGTAATGGCAAAAAAGTCCGTTTTCAGCGTCAAGCGGTAATGGAGCTTGGTCTTAAAAACGTGACGCCTGTCCAGGCGAGGGTAGAACAGTTTCAAGCCGCTACTTTTGATCAGGTGATTTCCCGGGCGTTTGCCAGCTTGGTGGATTTTGTCACCTTGACTCGCCAGCTACCCAGCGCCGATGGCCAGTGGCTAGCCATGAAAGGCCCGGGGGCGGACGATGAACTGCGCGATCTGCCCCCCGGTATTCGTTTACACAAGCGTTATCAGCTGGAAGTACCCTTTGAAGCGGCCCAGCGGCAGCTGCTGATTTTAAATGTTGAAAGCTGA